The following proteins come from a genomic window of Malus domestica chromosome 02, GDT2T_hap1:
- the LOC103401863 gene encoding uncharacterized protein — protein sequence MRTRKIFGISLSLILINLAAIMERADENLLPSVYKEVSEAFNAGPSDLGYLTFIRNFIQGMASPLAGVLVINYDRPAVLAMGTFCWALSTAAVGASHFFSQVAFWRAVNGFGLAIVIPALQSFIADSYKDGVRGAGFGMVSLVGSLGGIGGGVLATLMAGEQYWNIPGWRCAFILMASLSSLIGFLVFAFVVDPRKIVTDPSFEREDLIIKGPTSAASVWLESWTAMKAVVKVRTFQIIVLQGVVGSLPWTAMVFFTMWFQLIGFDHSSTAALLSLFAVGCAMGSLLGGLIADRMSRIYPHSGRIMCAQFSAFMGIPFSWFLLKVIPQSVDSYYTFAVTLLLMGLTISWNATAANGPMFAEVVPVKHRTMIYAFDRAFEGSLSSFAAPLVGILSEKMFGYDAKSVDPTKGSTREALALSQGLLSMMAVPFGLCSLLYTPLYLFFRKDRENARIASVKEEEMT from the exons ATGAG GACAAGAAAGATTTTTGGGATTTCGCTGTCTCTCATTCTGATCAATTTGGCTGCTATAATGGAGCGCGCTGACGAAAATCTACTCCCATCTGTTTACAAAGAAGTCAGTGAGGCTTTCAATGCCGGGCCGTCTGACCTTGGCTATCTGACATTCATTAGGAACTTTATACAGGGAATGGCATCACCCCTTGCAGGTGTACTAGTTATTAACTATGACCGCCCTGCGGTTCTTGCAATGGGCACTTTTTGCTGGGCTTTGTCAACAGCCGCAGTGGGTGCAAGTCATTTTTTTTCCCAAGTTGCATTCTGGAGGGCAGTGAACGGCTTCGGATTGGCAATTGTTATACCGGCACTTCAGTCGTTTATTGCTGATAGTTATAAGGATGGTGTGAGGGGAGCTGGATTTGGGATGGTAAGCCTTGTCGGTTCCTTGGGTGGAATTGGGGGTGGTGTTCTGGCTACACTCATGGctggtgaacagtactggaATATACCGGGATGGCGCTGTGCTTTCATTCTCATGGCATCACTTAGTTCTCTAATTGGGTTCCTTGTTTTCGCGTTTGTGGTTGACCCGAGAAAAATAGTTACTGACCCGAGTTTTGAGAG GGAAgatttgataattaagggacCTACAAGTGCAGCATCAGTTTGGCTGGAGTCTTGGACGGCCATGAAGGCAGTTGTTAAAGTGCGAACGTTTCAAATAATTGTTTTGCAGGGCGTTGTTGGCTCACTACCCTGGACTGCCATGGTGTTCTTCACAATGTGGTTCCAATTAATCG GTTTTGATCACAGCAGTACGGCAGCCTTGCTCAGTCTTTTTGCTGTTGGATGTGCTATGGGGTCTCTTCTGGGTGGACTAATAGCAGATCGAATGTCACGGATCTATCCTCACTCAGGCCGTATCATGTGTGCACAGTTCAGCGCCTTCATGGGCATCCCCTTTTCCTGGTTCTTACTCAAAGTCATCCCACAGTCAGTTGACAGCTATTACACCTTCGCGGTCACCCTCTTGCTGATGGGCCTGACTATCAGCTGGAATGCTACTGCTGCAAATGGTCCTATGTTTGCCGAGGTTGTCCCTGTCAAACACCGGACCATGATCTACGCCTTTGATCGAGCTTTCGAAGGATCACTCTCTTCTTTTGCAGCTCCCTTGGTCGGAATCCTTTCAGAGAAGATGTTTGGTTACGATGCAAAATCAGTGGATCCGACTAAAGGGTCTACTCGGGAGGCCTTGGCGTTATCACAAGGTCTTCTTTCGATGATGGCAGTTCCGTTTGGTTTGTGTAGCTTGCTGTACACGCCTTTGTATCTGTTTTTCAGAAAGGACCGCGAAAATGCCAGAATCGCCAGTGTCAAAGAGGAAGAGATGACGTGA
- the LOC103401872 gene encoding NEDD8-conjugating enzyme Ubc12-like, whose product MIRLFKEKEKLRAQNANGASPVTKQSAGKLRLNKDMSELNLPKSCSIHYPHGKDELMNFEVTIRPDEGYYKGGVFMFTFQVATIYPHEAPKVKCKTKVYHPNIDLEGNVCLNILREDWKPVLNINTIIYGLYHLFTEPNYEDPLNHDAAAVLRDNPKMFEANVRRAMAGGYVGQTLFPRCT is encoded by the exons ATGATTAGGCTattcaaagaaaaggaaaagctgaGAGCACAAAACGCCAATGGAGCCTCACCAGTTACGAAGCAATCTGCTGGAAAATTGCGTCTTAATAAAG ATATGTCTGAGCTGAATTTACCAAAATCCTGTAGCATTCATTATCCTCATGGCAAGGATGAGCTGATGAACTTTGAGGTTACAATTCGTCCGGATGAAGGATATTACAA AGGCGGTGTTTTTATGTTTACGTTCCAAGTTGCCACTATCTATCCACATGAGGCTCCAAAAGTCAAGTGTAAGACCAAG GTCTACCATCCGAATATTGACTTGGAAGGAAATGTCTGCCTCAACATCCTACGAGAAGATTGGAAACCTGTCCTCAATATAAACACTATCATATATGGATTATATCACCTCTTCACG GAACCAAATTATGAAGATCCACTAAATCATGATGCAGCTGCAGTGTTAAGAGACAACCCGAAGATGTTTGAAGCTAATGTAAGAAGGGCTATGGCCGGTGGGTATGTGGGGCAAACCTTATTCCCCCGGTGCACATAG
- the LOC103401882 gene encoding NEDD8-conjugating enzyme Ubc12, with the protein MIRLFKVKEKQRELAENANGASPVKKQSAGELRLHRDISELNLAKTCSISFPNGKDDLMNFEVTIRPDEGYYSGGTFSFTFQVAPIYPHEAPKVKCKTKVYHPNIDLEGNVCLNILREDWKPVLNINTVIYGLYHLFTEPNYEDPLNHDAAAVLRDNPKMFESNVKRAMAGGYVGQTIFPRCM; encoded by the exons ATGATTAGGCTATTCAAAGTAAAGGAGAAGCAAAGAGAACTTGCTGAAAATGCGAATGGAGCGTCACCTGTGAAGAAGCAATCTGCTGGGGAATTGCGTCTTCATAGAG ATATATCTGAGCTGAATCTCGCAAAAACTTGTAGCATTTCATTTCCTAACGGCAAGGATGACCTGATGAACTTTGAGGTTACAATTCGTCCAGATGAAGGATATTACTC AGGAGGTACGTTTTCATTTACTTTCCAAGTGGCGCCTATCTATCCACATGAGGCACCAAAAGTCAAGTGTAAGACCAAG GTCTACCATCCTAATATTGACTTGGAAGGTAATGTCTGCCTCAACATCCTACGAGAAGATTGGAAACCTGTCCTCAACATAAACACTGTCATTTATGGATTGTATCATCTTTTCACG GAACCAAACTATGAAGATCCACTAAATCATGATGCAGCAGCGGTGTTGAGAGACAACCCGAAGATGTTTGAGTCTAATGTAAAACGTGCTATGGCTGGTGGTTATGTGGGGCAAACGATTTTCCCCCGGTGCATGTAG
- the LOC103418313 gene encoding geranylgeranyl pyrophosphate synthase, chloroplastic, translating into MSCMHLSSWVQFQTCSMLNQAGRSRSSQSFHLLHPLKTTIPISSAAPHRRRPTSPFAVSAVLTKQETLTEEFDEESRKPTFNFKSYMLQRAESVNQALDAAVSLRDPITIHEAMRYSLLAGGKRVRPVLCLAACELVGGSESMAMPAACAVEMIHTMSLIHDDLPCMDNDDLRRGKPTNHKVFGEDVAVLAGDALLAFAFEHISLSTVGVSPARIVRAVGELAKSIGSEGLVAGQVVDIDSEGLSDVGLEQLEYIHLHKTAALLECSVVLGSILGGGSDSEIEKLRTFARYIGLLFQVVDDILDVTKSSQELGKTAGKDLVADKVTYPKLLGIEKSREFAEKLNKDAKEQLAGFDPEKAAPLIALANYIAYRQN; encoded by the coding sequence atgAGCTGCATGCATCTGAGCTCATGGGTCCAATTCCAGACCTGCTCAATGTTGAATCAAGCAGGCAGATCCAGATCTTCCCAATCCTTCCACCTCCTCCACCCCCTCAAAACCACCATACCCATATCCTCCGCCGCCCCACACCGCCGTCGACCCACCTCCCCTTTCGCCGTCTCCGCCGTCCTCACCAAGCAAGAGACCCTCACAGAGGAATTCGACGAAGAGTCCCGGAAACCCACCTTCAATTTCAAGTCCTACATGCTCCAGAGGGCGGAATCCGTCAACCAGGCCTTGGACGCCGCCGTCTCCCTCCGTGACCCGATTACGATCCACGAGGCGATGCGGTATTCGCTTCTGGCCGGCGGCAAGCGGGTCCGACCAGTCCTCTGCCTCGCCGCGTGCGAGCTCGTTGGTGGGTCGGAATCCATGGCCATGCCGGCGGCCTGCGCCGTCGAGATGATCCATACCATGTCGCTGATCCACGACGACTTGCCATGTATGGACAACGACGACCTCCGCCGCGGAAAACCCACCAACCATAAGGTGTTCGGCGAGGACGTCGCGGTCCTGGCCGGCGACGCTCTCTTGGCCTTCGCATTCGAGCACATCTCCCTGTCTACCGTCGGCGTGTCGCCGGCCCGAATCGTCAGGGCAGTCGGGGAATTGGCCAAGTCAATTGGGTCCGAAGGACTCGTGGCCGGGCAAGTGGTGGATATAGACTCAGAGGGGTTGTCCGATGTGGGACTCGAACAGCTGGAATACATCCACCTCCACAAGACGGCGGCGCTGCTGGAGTGCTCGGTGGTTCTGGGGTCGATTCTGGGAGGTGGGTCGGATTCCGAAATCGAAAAGCTGAGGACTTTCGCTCGGTACATTGGATTGTTGTTTCAGGTCGTCGATGACATCCTCGACGTGACCAAATCTTCCCAGGAATTGGGGAAGACGGCAGGGAAGGACTTGGTGGCGGATAAGGTGACTTATCCGAAGCTGTTGGGGATCGAGAAGTCGAGAGAGTTTGCAGAGAAACTGAACAAAGACGCCAAGGAACAACTCGCCGGTTTCGATCCCGAAAAGGCTGCCCCTTTGATTGCTCTGGCGAACTACATTGCTTACAGGCAAAACTAA
- the LOC103418314 gene encoding uncharacterized protein isoform X7 translates to MLFLLKTCHKFKARRDLESKTEQLLHSEMTPTTQQTQLLQFQLQFLKKELGTSFSHNMDDECKKLIHRITPPSCIHNCPRHSLEFITIEGQIFLLWKHLKLGTSLVSKLYIQHCLAACSKLCLTGGDVIIRKSRVL, encoded by the exons ATGCTATTCTTGCTGAAGACCTGCCAT AAATTCAAAGCACGCAGAGATCTCGAGTCAAAAACAGAG CAACTCTTGCACAGCGAAATGACTCCCACCACCCAACAAACGCAACTGCTACAATTTCAATTGCAGTTCTTGAAGAAAG AACTTGGAACCAGCTTTTCACATAACATGGATGATGAATGCAAGAAACTCATACACAGAATAACTCCACCAAG TTGTATTCACAACTGTCCAAGACACTCTCTGGAATTTATTACAATAGAAGGTCAAATTTTCCTTCTTTGGAAACACCTCAAGCTAGGAACAAGTCTGGTATCCAAGCTTTACATTCAACATTGTTTAGCAGCATGTAGCAAGCTTTGTTTGACTG GTGGTGATGTAATCATAAGAAAAAGTCGAGTTCTTTAG
- the LOC103418314 gene encoding uncharacterized protein isoform X6 — protein MLFLLKTCHQLLHSEMTPTTQQTQLLQFQLQFLKKELGTSFSHNMDDECKKLIHRITPPSCIHNCPRHSLEFITIEGQIFLLWKHLKLGTSLVSKLYIQHCLAACSKLCLTGIPLNTAFILLIDVFLEGGDVIIRKSRVL, from the exons ATGCTATTCTTGCTGAAGACCTGCCAT CAACTCTTGCACAGCGAAATGACTCCCACCACCCAACAAACGCAACTGCTACAATTTCAATTGCAGTTCTTGAAGAAAG AACTTGGAACCAGCTTTTCACATAACATGGATGATGAATGCAAGAAACTCATACACAGAATAACTCCACCAAG TTGTATTCACAACTGTCCAAGACACTCTCTGGAATTTATTACAATAGAAGGTCAAATTTTCCTTCTTTGGAAACACCTCAAGCTAGGAACAAGTCTGGTATCCAAGCTTTACATTCAACATTGTTTAGCAGCATGTAGCAAGCTTTGTTTGACTGGTATACCTCTCAATACTGCATTT ATTTTACTGATTGATGTATTTCTTGAAGGTGGTGATGTAATCATAAGAAAAAGTCGAGTTCTTTAG
- the LOC103418314 gene encoding uncharacterized protein isoform X9: MLFLLKTCHQLLHSEMTPTTQQTQLLQFQLQFLKKELGTSFSHNMDDECKKLIHRITPPSCIHNCPRHSLEFITIEGQIFLLWKHLKLGTSLVSKLYIQHCLAACSKLCLTGGDVIIRKSRVL; encoded by the exons ATGCTATTCTTGCTGAAGACCTGCCAT CAACTCTTGCACAGCGAAATGACTCCCACCACCCAACAAACGCAACTGCTACAATTTCAATTGCAGTTCTTGAAGAAAG AACTTGGAACCAGCTTTTCACATAACATGGATGATGAATGCAAGAAACTCATACACAGAATAACTCCACCAAG TTGTATTCACAACTGTCCAAGACACTCTCTGGAATTTATTACAATAGAAGGTCAAATTTTCCTTCTTTGGAAACACCTCAAGCTAGGAACAAGTCTGGTATCCAAGCTTTACATTCAACATTGTTTAGCAGCATGTAGCAAGCTTTGTTTGACTG GTGGTGATGTAATCATAAGAAAAAGTCGAGTTCTTTAG
- the LOC103418314 gene encoding uncharacterized protein isoform X4, with protein sequence MLFLLKTCHKFKARRDLESKTEQLLHSEMTPTTQQTQLLQFQLQFLKKELGTSFSHNMDDECKKLIHRITPPSCIHNCPRHSLEFITIEGQIFLLWKHLKLGTSLVSKLYIQHCLAACSKLCLTGIPLNTAFILLIDVFLEGGDVIIRKSRVL encoded by the exons ATGCTATTCTTGCTGAAGACCTGCCAT AAATTCAAAGCACGCAGAGATCTCGAGTCAAAAACAGAG CAACTCTTGCACAGCGAAATGACTCCCACCACCCAACAAACGCAACTGCTACAATTTCAATTGCAGTTCTTGAAGAAAG AACTTGGAACCAGCTTTTCACATAACATGGATGATGAATGCAAGAAACTCATACACAGAATAACTCCACCAAG TTGTATTCACAACTGTCCAAGACACTCTCTGGAATTTATTACAATAGAAGGTCAAATTTTCCTTCTTTGGAAACACCTCAAGCTAGGAACAAGTCTGGTATCCAAGCTTTACATTCAACATTGTTTAGCAGCATGTAGCAAGCTTTGTTTGACTGGTATACCTCTCAATACTGCATTT ATTTTACTGATTGATGTATTTCTTGAAGGTGGTGATGTAATCATAAGAAAAAGTCGAGTTCTTTAG
- the LOC103418314 gene encoding uncharacterized protein isoform X1 translates to MLFLLKTCHKFKARRDLESKTEVPIPFCSIFALFYLCFHFWQLLHSEMTPTTQQTQLLQFQLQFLKKELGTSFSHNMDDECKKLIHRITPPSCIHNCPRHSLEFITIEGQIFLLWKHLKLGTSLVSKLYIQHCLAACSKLCLTGIPLNTAFILLIDVFLEGGDVIIRKSRVL, encoded by the exons ATGCTATTCTTGCTGAAGACCTGCCAT AAATTCAAAGCACGCAGAGATCTCGAGTCAAAAACAGAGGTACCCATCCCCTTTTGTTCGatttttgctttgttttatCTCTGTTTTCATTTTTGG CAACTCTTGCACAGCGAAATGACTCCCACCACCCAACAAACGCAACTGCTACAATTTCAATTGCAGTTCTTGAAGAAAG AACTTGGAACCAGCTTTTCACATAACATGGATGATGAATGCAAGAAACTCATACACAGAATAACTCCACCAAG TTGTATTCACAACTGTCCAAGACACTCTCTGGAATTTATTACAATAGAAGGTCAAATTTTCCTTCTTTGGAAACACCTCAAGCTAGGAACAAGTCTGGTATCCAAGCTTTACATTCAACATTGTTTAGCAGCATGTAGCAAGCTTTGTTTGACTGGTATACCTCTCAATACTGCATTT ATTTTACTGATTGATGTATTTCTTGAAGGTGGTGATGTAATCATAAGAAAAAGTCGAGTTCTTTAG
- the LOC103418314 gene encoding uncharacterized protein isoform X2, whose product MLFLLKTCHKFKARRDLESKTEVPIPFCSIFALFYLCFHFWQLLHSEMTPTTQQTQLLQFQLQFLKKELGTSFSHNMDDECKKLIHRITPPSCIHNCPRHSLEFITIEGQIFLLWKHLKLGTSLVSKLYIQHCLAACSKLCLTGGDVIIRKSRVL is encoded by the exons ATGCTATTCTTGCTGAAGACCTGCCAT AAATTCAAAGCACGCAGAGATCTCGAGTCAAAAACAGAGGTACCCATCCCCTTTTGTTCGatttttgctttgttttatCTCTGTTTTCATTTTTGG CAACTCTTGCACAGCGAAATGACTCCCACCACCCAACAAACGCAACTGCTACAATTTCAATTGCAGTTCTTGAAGAAAG AACTTGGAACCAGCTTTTCACATAACATGGATGATGAATGCAAGAAACTCATACACAGAATAACTCCACCAAG TTGTATTCACAACTGTCCAAGACACTCTCTGGAATTTATTACAATAGAAGGTCAAATTTTCCTTCTTTGGAAACACCTCAAGCTAGGAACAAGTCTGGTATCCAAGCTTTACATTCAACATTGTTTAGCAGCATGTAGCAAGCTTTGTTTGACTG GTGGTGATGTAATCATAAGAAAAAGTCGAGTTCTTTAG
- the LOC103418314 gene encoding uncharacterized protein isoform X8: protein MLFLLKTCHKFKARRDLESKTEQLLHSEMTPTTQQTQLLQFQLQFLKKELGTSFSHNMDDECKKLIHRITPPSCIHNCPRHSLEFITIEGQIFLLWKHLKLGTSLVSKLYIQHCLAACSKLCLTGIPLNTAFVVM from the exons ATGCTATTCTTGCTGAAGACCTGCCAT AAATTCAAAGCACGCAGAGATCTCGAGTCAAAAACAGAG CAACTCTTGCACAGCGAAATGACTCCCACCACCCAACAAACGCAACTGCTACAATTTCAATTGCAGTTCTTGAAGAAAG AACTTGGAACCAGCTTTTCACATAACATGGATGATGAATGCAAGAAACTCATACACAGAATAACTCCACCAAG TTGTATTCACAACTGTCCAAGACACTCTCTGGAATTTATTACAATAGAAGGTCAAATTTTCCTTCTTTGGAAACACCTCAAGCTAGGAACAAGTCTGGTATCCAAGCTTTACATTCAACATTGTTTAGCAGCATGTAGCAAGCTTTGTTTGACTGGTATACCTCTCAATACTGCATTT GTGGTGATGTAA
- the LOC103418314 gene encoding uncharacterized protein isoform X10, whose protein sequence is MLFLLKTCHQLLHSEMTPTTQQTQLLQFQLQFLKKELGTSFSHNMDDECKKLIHRITPPSCIHNCPRHSLEFITIEGQIFLLWKHLKLGTSLVSKLYIQHCLAACSKLCLTGIPLNTAFVVM, encoded by the exons ATGCTATTCTTGCTGAAGACCTGCCAT CAACTCTTGCACAGCGAAATGACTCCCACCACCCAACAAACGCAACTGCTACAATTTCAATTGCAGTTCTTGAAGAAAG AACTTGGAACCAGCTTTTCACATAACATGGATGATGAATGCAAGAAACTCATACACAGAATAACTCCACCAAG TTGTATTCACAACTGTCCAAGACACTCTCTGGAATTTATTACAATAGAAGGTCAAATTTTCCTTCTTTGGAAACACCTCAAGCTAGGAACAAGTCTGGTATCCAAGCTTTACATTCAACATTGTTTAGCAGCATGTAGCAAGCTTTGTTTGACTGGTATACCTCTCAATACTGCATTT GTGGTGATGTAA
- the LOC103418314 gene encoding uncharacterized protein isoform X3: protein MLFLLKTCHKFKARRDLESKTEVPIPFCSIFALFYLCFHFWQLLHSEMTPTTQQTQLLQFQLQFLKKELGTSFSHNMDDECKKLIHRITPPSCIHNCPRHSLEFITIEGQIFLLWKHLKLGTSLVSKLYIQHCLAACSKLCLTGIPLNTAFVVM from the exons ATGCTATTCTTGCTGAAGACCTGCCAT AAATTCAAAGCACGCAGAGATCTCGAGTCAAAAACAGAGGTACCCATCCCCTTTTGTTCGatttttgctttgttttatCTCTGTTTTCATTTTTGG CAACTCTTGCACAGCGAAATGACTCCCACCACCCAACAAACGCAACTGCTACAATTTCAATTGCAGTTCTTGAAGAAAG AACTTGGAACCAGCTTTTCACATAACATGGATGATGAATGCAAGAAACTCATACACAGAATAACTCCACCAAG TTGTATTCACAACTGTCCAAGACACTCTCTGGAATTTATTACAATAGAAGGTCAAATTTTCCTTCTTTGGAAACACCTCAAGCTAGGAACAAGTCTGGTATCCAAGCTTTACATTCAACATTGTTTAGCAGCATGTAGCAAGCTTTGTTTGACTGGTATACCTCTCAATACTGCATTT GTGGTGATGTAA
- the LOC103418314 gene encoding uncharacterized protein isoform X11 produces MLFLLKTCHKFKARRDLESKTEQLLHSEMTPTTQQTQLLQFQLQFLKKELGTSFSHNMDDECKKLIHRITPPRW; encoded by the exons ATGCTATTCTTGCTGAAGACCTGCCAT AAATTCAAAGCACGCAGAGATCTCGAGTCAAAAACAGAG CAACTCTTGCACAGCGAAATGACTCCCACCACCCAACAAACGCAACTGCTACAATTTCAATTGCAGTTCTTGAAGAAAG AACTTGGAACCAGCTTTTCACATAACATGGATGATGAATGCAAGAAACTCATACACAGAATAACTCCACCAAG GTGGTGA
- the LOC103418314 gene encoding uncharacterized protein isoform X5 — MLFLLKTCHKFKARRDLESKTEVPIPFCSIFALFYLCFHFWQLLHSEMTPTTQQTQLLQFQLQFLKKELGTSFSHNMDDECKKLIHRITPPSCIHNCPRHSLEFITIEGQIFLLWKHLKLGTSLVSKLYIQHCLAACSKLCLTDFTD; from the exons ATGCTATTCTTGCTGAAGACCTGCCAT AAATTCAAAGCACGCAGAGATCTCGAGTCAAAAACAGAGGTACCCATCCCCTTTTGTTCGatttttgctttgttttatCTCTGTTTTCATTTTTGG CAACTCTTGCACAGCGAAATGACTCCCACCACCCAACAAACGCAACTGCTACAATTTCAATTGCAGTTCTTGAAGAAAG AACTTGGAACCAGCTTTTCACATAACATGGATGATGAATGCAAGAAACTCATACACAGAATAACTCCACCAAG TTGTATTCACAACTGTCCAAGACACTCTCTGGAATTTATTACAATAGAAGGTCAAATTTTCCTTCTTTGGAAACACCTCAAGCTAGGAACAAGTCTGGTATCCAAGCTTTACATTCAACATTGTTTAGCAGCATGTAGCAAGCTTTGTTTGACTG ATTTTACTGATTGA
- the LOC103418328 gene encoding UPF0496 protein At2g18630-like, with translation MMGGKSSKNLENLETTTISQDSADLSSYEAACKLDPALQSFDVNLQQRTSRVIHSLSAGLDFRSLSLDSLKEVTDCLLDMNQEVVKVILECKKDIWKSKEMFSLVEEYFENSLQTLDFCTSLEQCLKRALNTQLIIQAAVRQFEEEVGAGADGNGCARTLKELRAFKAAGDPFTDEFFILFQAVYKNQASMFEKLQLRKRKLDKKFKSMKAWRRLSNVIFVATFVSVLVFSVVAAAIAAPPLVTALAGALAIPIGSVGKWCNILWNNYEKGLKGQREIISSMQIRTFVTMKDLDSIRVLVDKFEIGIESLLHNVDFAIREEGSAVKLVMDEIKKKLDVFVETIDNLSQHADKCSRDIRKARTVISQRIIGYPNK, from the coding sequence ATGATGGGAGGAAAATCCAGTAAAAACCTTGAAAACCTTGAAACTACTACCATCTCCCAGGACAGCGCCGATTTGAGCTCCTATGAGGCAGCTTGTAAGCTCGATCCAGCCTTGCAATCGTTTGATGTCAATCTCCAGCAGCGCACAAGCCGTGTCATTCACTCGCTTTCAGCTGGGTTGGATTTTCGGTCCCTATCCCTTGACTCGCTCAAGGAGGTTACCGATTGCTTGCTTGACATGAACCAGGAAGTGGTCAAGGTGATTCTAGAATGCAAGAAGGATATATGGAAAAGTAAAGAAATGTTCTCTCTTGTGGAGGAATACTTTGAGAACAGTCTTCAAACGTTGGATTTTTGTACTTCCCTCGAGCAATGTCTTAAGCGTGCGCTCAATACCCAGCTGATAATTCAAGCTGCAGTTAGGCAGTTTGAGGAAGAAGTAGGTGCCGGGGCAGATGGGAACGGGTGTGCAAGAACCTTAAAAGAATTGAGGGCGTTTAAGGCGGCTGGGGATCCTTTCACGGACGAGTTCTTTATACTGTTTCAAGCAGTTTACAAGAACCAGGCATCCATGTTTGAGAAACTGCAACTTCGTAAGAGAAAACTTGATAAGAAGTTCAAATCAATGAAAGCTTGGAGGAGGCTGTCAAATGTTATTTTCGTTGCTACATTTGTCTCAGTATTGGTTTTCTCTGTAGTGGCAGCTGCCATTGCTGCACCACCACTTGTAACGGCCCTGGCAGGAGCATTGGCTATCCCAATAGGTTCAGTTGGAAAATGGTGTAATATTCTTTGGAATAACTACGAGAAAGGACTGAAAGGGCAGAGGGAGATAATCAGCTCAATGCAGATTCGAACGTTCGTCACAATGAAGGACCTGGATAGCATCCGGGTGCTTGTTGACAAATTTGAAATTGGGATTGAGTCACTGTTGCACAATGTTGATTTTGCTATTAGAGAAGAGGGGTCGGCTGTGAAGCTAGTGATGGATGAGATCAAGAAAAAGCTTGATGTGTTTGTGGAAACCATTGATAATCTAAGCCAGCATGCTGATAAGTGTAGCCGGGATATAAGGAAGGCAAGGACAGTGATTTCGCAGAGAATAATTGGGTATCCCAACAAATGA